One genomic window of Leopardus geoffroyi isolate Oge1 chromosome C3, O.geoffroyi_Oge1_pat1.0, whole genome shotgun sequence includes the following:
- the LOC123586620 gene encoding LOW QUALITY PROTEIN: uncharacterized protein LOC123586620 (The sequence of the model RefSeq protein was modified relative to this genomic sequence to represent the inferred CDS: inserted 1 base in 1 codon; substituted 1 base at 1 genomic stop codon), which translates to MGQTQSTPLSLLLANFRDVKARGHSLSLDIHKRKLITYCRSEWPTFGVNWPTEGTFCLPVVLKVKSKIFLPGKEGHSDQIPYILVWQDLVENPPPWMASSLIAESCQILAAKPINPLKPPTPAAPPVLPDSQDLPFLNPPPYQDDTGNPRLQYWPFSTSDLYNWKTQNARFSDNPKDLISLLDSVMFTHQPTWDDCQQLLRILFTTEERERIQLEARKLVPGDDGQPTANLDLINAAFPLTRPPQDGWDYNTAEGRGRLRIYRQTLMAGLRAAARKPTNLAKVYSIIQGKTESPAAYLERLMETFRQYTPMNPEAPENQAAVVMAFVNQAATDIKKKLQKXEDLEGKQIQDLLRIAQRVYNNRETPEDRQLKATEKMTKVLATVVQKPLDKHKPLDKDQCAYCKEKGHWARECPKKKKPHYGQKSWQPKTTPALFTQDAEXGGRGSDPLPEPRVTLQVEGNPVQFLVDTGAQHSVLIRPHGKISEKSSWVQGATGIRKYPWTTQRTVDLGNGKVTHSFLVIPDSPCPLLGRDLLTKMGAQIHFTPGGPQVTGSHNQPITILTLRLEDEYRLHQGPPSQSQNIEPWLQQFPEAWAETGGMGLAKHRPALFIELKPGADPVRVRQYPMSMEAKKGITPHIHRLLDLGILRPCHSAWNTPLLPVRKPNSADYRPVQDLREVNRRVMDIHPTVPNPYTLLSALSPEKQWYTVLDLKDAFFSLPLAPKSQELFAFEWFDPERGINGQLTWTRLPQGFKNSPTLFDEALHEDLGEYRNQNPEVTLLQYVDDLLIAAETAEACLQGTKNLLRTLGALGYRASAKKAQICRSEVTYLGYLLREGQRWLTDAWKETVLRIPRPTTRRQVREFLGSAGFCRLWIPRFAEMAKPLYLVTREQAPFEWTEETEQAFQQIKLALLSAPALGLPDVSKPFHLFVDENKGVAKAVLTQLLGPWPRPVAYLSKRLDPVAAGWPPCLRMIAATALMVKDADKLTMGQELHITTPHAIEGVLKQPPDRWISNARLVHYQGLLLNPLRIIYAPTRTLNPASLLPDPDLDTPLHDCAEILAQVHGVREDLQDHPLPDAEVTWFTDGSSFIHQGQRYAGAAVTTETETVWAEPLPAGTSAQRAELVALTKALTLGKDKRLNVYTDSRYAFATAHIHGGIYRERGLLTAEGKTIKNKEEILALLKALWLPKRLAIIHCPGHQKPITPVARGNNLADQVAREVALQVDCALMTTLPDPGPASLPESPTYTKKDLDWIQKLPMTQCLNGWWRAADCSIILPEEMGNKVLSKMHRATHMGTRKMQDLIRHARITIKDSRTKIEQIVTSCKACQLTNATNHGKNPGSRTRGTRPGAYWEVDFTEVKPGKYGYKYLLVFIDTFSGWIEAFPTKHETAQVVAKKMLEDIMPRYGFPTLIGSDNGPAFISKVIQGIAQFIGADWKLHCAYRPQSSGQVERMNRTLKETLTKLTMETGANWVVLLPYALFRVRNSPYKLGLTPFEIMYGVPPPIIPNLQSNVLTEFDDYELLISLRELQHTHQEVWPRLRAIYENGPPPEPHHYRPGDWVYVRRHQQETLQPRWKGPYIVILTTPTALKVDGIATWIHYTHARPADPFAVQKDFVPEANTTWTVDQSKTHPLKLTLRQKPDPENRLRPKAWVSHTKTVAAAPDPQ; encoded by the exons atgggccaaacgcagagcactcctctctccctccttctcgccaacttcagggacgtaaaagctagaggacacagcttaagcctagacattcacaaaaggaagttaattacctattgccgctctgaatggcccacctttggggttaattggcctacagagggaaccttctgcctccctgtagtccttaaagtaaaatcaaaaattttcctaccagggaaagaaggtcactcggatcaaattccctatattctggtgtggcaagatttagtagaaaaccctcctccttggatggcctcttcctTAATAGCAGAGTCATGCCAAATCCTAGCGGCTAAACCTATCAACCCTCTCaagccgccaactccagctgcaccccctgttctccccgacagccaagatttACCTTTTCTCAaccctcccccttaccag gatgatacggggaatccccgactcCAATattggcccttctctactagtgacctatataactggaaaacccagaatgcccgattttctgacaaccctaaagatttaataagtctcttagacagcgttatgtttactcaccaacccacctgggatgattgtcagcagctcctccgaatcctgttcactaccgaggagcgagaaagaattcaattggaagcaagaaagctggttcctggggatgacggccaacccactgctaaccttgatctcattaacgcagcttttcccttgacccgacccccacaggatggctgggactacaacacggcagaaggtaggggacggctgcgcatttatcgccagactctaatggcgggtctccgggctgctgcacgcaagcccactaatttggcaaaagtgtattcaataatacaaggtaagacagagagccctgccgcttatttagaaagattaatggaaaccttcagacagtatacccccatgaaccccgaggcccccgaaaatcaagctgctgttgtaatggcctttgtaaatcaagcagccactgatattaaaaagaaactccaga cagaggacctggagggaaaacagattcaggacttactccgcattgcccagcgtgtctataataatagagagactccagaggacaggcaacttaaagccaccgagaaaatgaccaaagtcctggctactgttgtccaaaagcccctggataaacacaagcccctagataaggaccaatgcgcctattgcaaagaaaaaggccactgggcccgagaatgccctaaaaagaaaaagccacattatGGTCAAAAATCGTGGcagccaaaaaccacacccgccctcttcactcaagatgcagaataggggggacggggttcggatcccctccccgaacctagggtaacgctacaagtggaggggaacccagttcaattcttagtcgacacaggggcacaacattcggtcttgatcagaccccatggaaaaatctctgaaaaatcttcctgggtccaaggggctactggaataagaaaatatccctggaccacccagagaactgtggacctaggaaatggaaaggtcacccattccttcctagtcatccctgacagcccgtgccccttattaggaagagacttactcactaaaatgggggcccagattcattttacgccagggggcccccaagtgactggctctcacaaccaacccattaccatacttactctgagattagaagatgaatatcgactccatcaggggccaccctcacagagtcaaaacatagagccctggctccagcagtttccagaagcatgggctgaaaccgggggtatggggttggctaaacatcgcccagctctattcatagagttgaaaccgggggcagatccagttcgggtccgacaatacccgatgtcaatggaggccaaaaagggcatcacaccacatatccatcgcctcctagacttaggcatcttgcgtccctgccattcagcctggaacacccccctgctgcccgtacgaaaacctaacagtgcagactaccgtccggtacaagacctgagagaagttaaccgccgagtcatggacatacacccaacagtacccaacccctataccctcctaagtgccctcagcccagaaaaacaatggtatacggtccttgatttaaaagatgcttttttcagcctgcctctggcccccaaaagccaggagctcttcgccttcgagtggttcgaccctgagagaggcataaatgggcaactcacctggacccggctcccccaaggatttaaaaactcacccaccttgttcgatgaggcactccacgaggatctgggtgagtaccggAATCAAAACCCCGAAGTAACTCTCTTACAGTACGTTGACGATCTTTTAATCGCCGCTGAGACTGCCGaagcttgcttgcaaggcaccaaaaatctcctccggacacttggtgccctggggtaccgggcttcagcaaagaaagcccaaatttgcagatccgaggtaacctacttggggtatctgttaagggaaggccaacgatggctcactgatgcatggaaggaaaccgttctccgcatcccccgacccacgacccgaaggcaggtaagagagttcctgggatcagccgggttctgccgcttgtggatacctcggttcgccgagatggctaagcctctttacttggtcacccgagaacaggcgccctttgagtggacagaggaaactgagcaggctttccagcaaattaaactcgccctgttgtcggcaccagccttagggctccccgatgtctccaaaccttttcatctcttcgtagatgaaaataaaggggtagccaaagcagtgctgacgcaactccttggcccatggcccaggcctgttgcctatctttcaaaaagactggacccagtagcggctggctggcctccttgcctccgtatgatagctgctacagctctaatggtaaaggatgctgataagttaactatgggacaagagttacatatcacaacccctcatgccatcgagggagtcctcaaacaacctcctgaccgatggattagtaatgcccgactggttcactaccagggactattattaaatcccctcagaatcatttatgctcccaccagaacactaaaccctgcctccctgttaccagacccggacttagatacccctctccatgactgcgctgagatattggcacaggttcatggagttcgggaagatttacaggatcatccactgccagacgccgaagttacctggttcactgacggcagcagctttatacatcaaggtcaaaggtacgcgggggcagcagtcacaactgaaactgagactgtttgggcagagcctttgccagctggcacctctgcccaacgggctgaacttgtggccttaaccaaggcactgactttgggaaaagacaagagactaaacgtgtacaccgatagcagatatgcttttgctacggcccacatacatggaggtatatacagagagaggggactgttaactgcagaggggaaaaccatcaaaaacaaagaagaaatattggctcttttaaaggcactctggctgcctaaacgactagccatcatacattgcccaggccaccaaaaaccgatcacaccggtggccagaggaaataatctggctgaccaggtggcccgagaggtggccttacaggtggactgtgctttaatgaccaccctaccagaccccggtccagctagtttaccagaaagtcccacctacactaaaaaagacctagactggatccaaaaattgcctatgactcagtgccttaacggatggtggagagcagcagactgtagcataatcctcccagaggaaatgggaaataaagtcttatccaagatgcaccgagccactcatatgggcacgagaaaaatgcaagacttaataagacatgctaggatcaccatcaaagactctaggacaaaaatcgaacagatagttactagctgtaaagcttgtcAACTAAccaacgccaccaaccacgggaaaaaccctggctccagaactcgtggaaccaggccgggagcctattgggaagtagacttcaccgaggtaaagcctggaaaatatggatacaaatatttgctagtgtttatagacaccttttcaggatggatagaggccttccccaccaagcatgagactgcgcaggtagtagcaaagaaaatgttggaagacatcatgcccaggtacggattccctaccctaataggatcagacaacggaccagcattcatttcaaaggtaatacaagggatagcgcagtttattggggccgattggaaactacattgtgcatatagaccccaaagttcaggacaggtagaaagaatgaatagaaccctaaaagagaccctaaccaaattgaccatggagactggcgctaactgggtagtcttactcccctacgctctgtttagggtgcggaactccccttacaaacttggattgaccccctttgaaatcatgtatggagtgcccccccctataattcccaacctacagtctaatgtgttaactgaatttgatgattatgaacttcttatttccctgagggaactccagcacacccaccaggaagtttggcccagattgagagctatttatgagaacgggccccctcctgagccgcatcactaccgacccggagattgggtatacgtgcggagacaccagcaagagaccctccaaccacggtggaagggaccctacattgtgatcctaaccacacccactgctctcaaagtcgacgggattgctacctggatccattacacccacgccCGACCAGCTGATCCCTTTGCGGTTCAAAAAGACTTCGTGCCGGAAGCCAACACCACCTGGACGGTTGACCAGAGTAAGactcatcctttaaaattgactctgcgtcaaaaacctgaccccgaaaaccggctaagaccaaaggcctgggtgtcccataccaAGACTGTTGCAGCAGCTCCGGACCCACAATGA